A single region of the Geobacillus subterraneus genome encodes:
- the aspS gene encoding aspartate--tRNA ligase, whose protein sequence is MERTYYCGEVPETAVGERVVLKGWVQKRRDLGGLIFIDLRDRTGIVQIVVSPDVSAEALAAAERVRSEYVLSVEGTVVARAPETVNPNIATGRIEVQAERIDIINEAKTPPFAITDDTDAAEDVRLKYRYLDLRRPVMFRTLELRHRVTKAVRDFLNGERFLEIETPMLTKSTPEGARDYLVPSRVHPGEFYALPQSPQIFKQLLMVGGFERYYQIARCFRDEDLRADRQPEFTQIDMEMSFIDQEDIIDLTERMMAAVVKAAKGIDIPRPFPRITYDEAMSRYGSDKPDVRFGLELVDVSEAVRGSAFQVFSRAVEQGGQVKAINVKGAASRYSRKDIDALAEFAGRYGAKGLAWLKVEGDELKGPIAKFFSAEEQTALRQLLAAENGDLLLFVADQKAVVTAALGALRLRLGKELGLIDETKLAFLWVTDWPLLEYDEEEGRYYAAHHPFTMPARDDIPLLETNPGAVRAQAYDLVLNGYELGGGSLRIFERDVQEKMFRALGFSEEEARRQFGFLLEAFEYGTPPHGGIALGLDRLVMLLAGRTNLRDTIAFPKTASASCLLTEAPGPVSEKQLEELHLAVVLPNQE, encoded by the coding sequence GTGGAACGGACGTATTATTGTGGTGAAGTGCCGGAAACGGCCGTCGGCGAGCGCGTCGTGCTTAAAGGCTGGGTGCAAAAGCGCCGCGACTTAGGCGGGCTCATTTTCATCGATTTGCGCGACCGGACAGGCATCGTGCAAATCGTCGTCAGCCCGGATGTGTCGGCCGAAGCGCTGGCGGCCGCCGAGCGCGTGCGGAGCGAATATGTGCTGAGCGTTGAGGGGACGGTTGTTGCCCGCGCGCCGGAGACGGTCAACCCGAACATCGCGACCGGCCGCATCGAAGTGCAGGCGGAACGCATCGACATTATCAATGAAGCAAAAACGCCGCCGTTTGCGATCACGGATGACACCGATGCGGCGGAAGACGTGCGTTTGAAATACCGGTATTTGGATTTGCGCCGCCCGGTCATGTTTCGAACGCTGGAGCTCCGGCATAGGGTGACGAAAGCGGTGCGCGACTTTTTGAACGGCGAACGCTTTTTGGAAATCGAGACGCCGATGTTGACGAAAAGCACGCCGGAAGGGGCGCGCGACTATTTAGTGCCGAGCCGCGTCCACCCGGGCGAATTTTACGCCTTGCCGCAGTCGCCGCAAATTTTTAAGCAGCTGCTGATGGTCGGCGGTTTTGAACGTTATTACCAAATTGCGCGCTGCTTCCGCGATGAAGATTTGCGCGCTGACCGCCAGCCGGAGTTTACGCAAATTGACATGGAAATGTCGTTTATCGATCAAGAAGACATCATCGATTTAACCGAACGGATGATGGCGGCGGTCGTCAAAGCGGCCAAAGGGATTGACATTCCGCGCCCGTTCCCGCGCATCACGTATGATGAGGCGATGAGCCGTTACGGCTCCGATAAGCCGGATGTGCGCTTTGGCTTGGAACTTGTCGACGTGTCGGAAGCGGTCCGCGGCTCCGCGTTTCAAGTATTCAGCCGCGCCGTCGAGCAGGGCGGCCAAGTGAAGGCGATCAACGTGAAAGGGGCGGCAAGCCGCTATTCCCGCAAAGACATTGATGCGTTAGCGGAGTTTGCCGGCCGTTACGGGGCGAAAGGGCTCGCCTGGTTAAAAGTAGAAGGTGATGAGCTGAAAGGGCCGATCGCCAAGTTTTTCAGCGCTGAGGAGCAAACCGCGCTGCGCCAGCTGCTCGCTGCCGAAAACGGGGATTTGCTTTTGTTTGTCGCCGACCAAAAGGCGGTCGTTACCGCGGCCCTCGGCGCGCTGCGGCTTCGGCTCGGCAAAGAGCTCGGTTTAATCGATGAAACGAAGCTCGCCTTTTTATGGGTGACGGACTGGCCGCTGTTGGAATATGACGAAGAGGAAGGCCGCTATTACGCCGCCCACCATCCGTTTACGATGCCGGCGCGCGACGACATTCCGCTGCTTGAGACCAACCCGGGCGCTGTTCGCGCGCAGGCGTATGATTTGGTGTTAAACGGCTATGAGCTCGGCGGTGGCTCGCTCCGCATTTTTGAGCGTGATGTGCAAGAAAAAATGTTCCGCGCCTTAGGATTCAGTGAAGAAGAGGCGCGCCGCCAGTTTGGATTTCTGCTTGAGGCGTTTGAGTACGGCACCCCGCCGCACGGCGGCATCGCGCTTGGCCTCGACCGGCTTGTGATGCTCTTAGCCGGGCGCACGAACTTGCGCGATACGATCGCCTTTCCGAAAACGGCGAGCGCCAGCTGCCTGCTCACCGAAGCGCCCGGACCGGTCAGCGAAAAACAGCTGGAAGAGCTGCATTTGGCTGTCGTGCTGCCTAACCAGGAATAG
- a CDS encoding tRNA threonylcarbamoyladenosine dehydratase, with amino-acid sequence MLHQFSRNELAIGPEGLEKLKNATVAVLGVGGVGSFAVEALARSGVGRLVLVDRDNVDITNINRQIHALLSTIGRPKVELMKERIADINPACEVIALQMFYTEETYEQFFAHHLDFVIDASDTIMYKVHLMKQCLERGIPIISSMGAANKMDPTRFRIADISKTHTDPIAKVIRSKLRKEGIRRGIPVVFSDEKPVKIREDVRQVVGNDASPIRKAKMPPSSNAFVPSVAGLIMASYVINELLKEIPIARVGE; translated from the coding sequence ATGCTGCATCAATTTTCCCGCAATGAACTGGCCATTGGTCCGGAAGGGCTTGAGAAACTCAAAAATGCCACTGTCGCTGTGCTTGGCGTCGGCGGCGTCGGGTCGTTCGCTGTCGAGGCGCTCGCCCGTTCCGGGGTCGGCCGGCTGGTGCTCGTTGACCGCGACAACGTCGATATTACGAACATTAACCGGCAAATTCATGCTTTATTGTCGACGATCGGCCGACCGAAAGTCGAGCTGATGAAGGAGCGCATCGCCGATATTAACCCGGCGTGCGAAGTAATCGCCTTGCAAATGTTTTACACCGAGGAGACGTACGAGCAGTTTTTCGCTCATCACTTGGATTTTGTCATCGATGCGTCCGATACGATTATGTATAAAGTGCACTTAATGAAACAATGTCTTGAGCGCGGCATCCCGATCATCTCGAGCATGGGTGCGGCGAACAAAATGGATCCGACTCGTTTTCGCATCGCCGACATTTCGAAAACGCACACCGATCCGATCGCGAAAGTCATCCGCTCCAAACTGCGCAAAGAAGGGATCCGCCGCGGCATTCCGGTCGTCTTTTCCGACGAGAAGCCGGTGAAAATTCGCGAGGACGTCCGCCAAGTCGTCGGCAATGACGCCTCGCCGATCCGCAAGGCGAAAATGCCGCCGTCATCGAACGCGTTTGTTCCATCGGTTGCCGGGCTCATTATGGCGTCATATGTCATTAATGAATTGTTGAAAGAAATTCCGATCGCCCGCGTCGGCGAATAA
- a CDS encoding RsfA family transcriptional regulator → MKTRQDAWSHEEDVLLAETVLQYIREGKTQLAAFEEVGRQLRRTAAACGFRWNAEVRKRHLAAIEQAKKQRKERKRALEMMKKWQKEANAVTFRPLDENKGAEGSSPFLPAAPLTLDQCISFLQALRRDAEQLEAAHQENERLKRERTEWLARNEQLTQKLERLEARQTTVQEDYEALVKIMARARQLASEEGERFSLAQLLLTETGEQSEPMAHS, encoded by the coding sequence ATGAAGACAAGACAGGATGCGTGGTCACACGAAGAAGACGTACTGCTCGCTGAGACGGTGCTGCAATACATACGCGAAGGAAAGACCCAGCTCGCCGCCTTTGAAGAGGTCGGAAGGCAGCTGCGCCGGACAGCGGCGGCATGCGGTTTCCGTTGGAACGCCGAAGTGCGGAAACGTCATCTCGCCGCCATCGAACAGGCGAAAAAACAGCGAAAAGAGCGAAAACGGGCGCTAGAGATGATGAAAAAATGGCAAAAAGAAGCGAACGCTGTAACATTTCGCCCCCTTGACGAGAACAAAGGCGCCGAAGGGTCATCCCCGTTTCTCCCGGCTGCTCCGTTGACGCTTGACCAATGCATTTCCTTTTTGCAAGCGCTGCGGCGTGATGCGGAACAGTTGGAAGCCGCCCACCAGGAAAACGAACGGCTGAAACGGGAGCGAACCGAATGGCTGGCGCGCAACGAGCAGCTGACCCAAAAGCTGGAGCGCCTCGAGGCGCGCCAGACGACCGTTCAAGAAGATTACGAGGCGCTCGTCAAAATTATGGCCCGCGCCCGCCAGCTCGCTTCGGAAGAAGGCGAACGCTTCTCCCTCGCCCAGCTGCTTCTCACAGAAACGGGCGAACAAAGCGAACCGATGGCACATTCATAA
- a CDS encoding replication-associated recombination protein A, whose protein sequence is MRKTTEPLAVRMRPRTIDDIVGQAHIIGPGTPLYKMVKKGYVPSLLLYGEPGTGKTSLAYAIARTAGRELVAINATASGKKEIEEAAEAARWSGHVLLFIDEIHRLNKAQQDVLLPHLESGLVTLIGATTENPFHEVNPAIRSRCGQIQQLKRLQPADLLVILKRALTDPERGVGETPVIIDEALLWRIAEAAGGDARAALSLLEAAVAAADERDGSLYIDEEIVASCTANRGFTHDKYGDTYYSLLSAFQKSVRGSDADAALHYLARLLEGGDLAAVCRRLLVIAYEDIGLANPMMGVKVQAAVAAAERIGLPEARIPLAVVTVELCLSPKSNSAYKALDAALADVRAGKLGEIPDHLKDAHYQGAAVLGHGQGYLYPHDYPNGWVAQAYLPAALEGVRYYEPKEHGEEKYYAKVYRRLRQLKQDGNVEP, encoded by the coding sequence ATGCGAAAAACGACGGAACCGTTGGCGGTGCGGATGCGGCCACGGACGATCGATGATATCGTCGGGCAGGCGCATATCATCGGACCAGGGACGCCGCTTTACAAAATGGTAAAAAAAGGGTATGTGCCATCGCTGCTGCTTTACGGGGAGCCCGGGACAGGAAAGACGTCGCTCGCTTACGCCATCGCCCGCACCGCCGGGCGGGAGTTGGTCGCCATCAACGCGACGGCATCCGGGAAAAAGGAGATCGAGGAAGCGGCCGAAGCGGCGCGCTGGTCGGGCCATGTCCTTTTGTTTATCGACGAAATTCACCGTCTGAATAAGGCGCAGCAAGATGTTTTGCTTCCGCATCTTGAATCCGGGCTCGTGACGTTGATCGGGGCGACGACGGAAAACCCGTTTCATGAGGTGAACCCAGCGATCCGCAGCCGGTGCGGGCAAATTCAGCAGTTAAAGCGGCTTCAGCCGGCTGATTTACTCGTGATTTTGAAACGGGCGCTCACCGATCCGGAACGCGGGGTCGGAGAAACGCCGGTAATCATCGATGAGGCGCTGTTATGGCGCATCGCCGAGGCGGCCGGCGGGGATGCGCGCGCCGCGCTCTCGCTTCTTGAGGCGGCGGTCGCAGCAGCCGATGAGCGCGATGGCTCCCTGTATATCGATGAAGAGATCGTCGCGTCATGCACCGCGAATCGCGGGTTTACTCATGACAAGTATGGCGATACATACTATTCGTTGCTTTCCGCGTTTCAAAAAAGCGTGCGCGGCAGCGACGCTGATGCCGCGCTTCATTATTTGGCGCGGCTGCTTGAAGGAGGGGATTTAGCCGCCGTCTGTCGGCGGCTGCTCGTCATCGCCTACGAAGATATCGGGCTCGCTAACCCGATGATGGGAGTGAAAGTGCAGGCGGCCGTTGCGGCAGCGGAGCGGATCGGGCTGCCGGAGGCGCGCATTCCGCTTGCGGTTGTAACAGTTGAGCTTTGTTTGAGCCCGAAATCCAACAGCGCCTACAAGGCGCTCGATGCGGCGCTCGCTGATGTGCGCGCCGGAAAGCTTGGCGAGATTCCGGATCATTTAAAAGACGCCCATTATCAAGGAGCGGCTGTTCTCGGACATGGACAAGGCTATTTATACCCGCACGATTATCCAAACGGCTGGGTGGCCCAAGCGTATTTGCCGGCCGCTCTGGAAGGCGTCCGCTACTACGAGCCGAAAGAGCATGGGGAGGAAAAATATTATGCTAAAGTGTACCGGCGGCTTCGGCAGTTGAAACAAGACGGCAATGTTGAGCCGTGA
- a CDS encoding YczE/YyaS/YitT family protein has protein sequence MAHNDIPWLRWGIYFAGLFVMSFGIVLTIKADVGCAPWDVLHIGLQRQFGLTIGAWSIIVGMGVLAASALLVKQRPRLGAFLNMVTVGMLIDGWMMIPQLKTPEQPLEQYALLMAGIIVSGYGMGLYISAGVGAGPRDSLMLALTELTRWKVAYIRIGMEALVLLVGWLLGGPVSFGTLLFCVTIGSVAGLALPQCQKMTGRLLGTTIVRVQGLSR, from the coding sequence ATGGCTCACAACGATATCCCATGGTTGCGTTGGGGCATTTATTTTGCCGGTTTGTTCGTCATGTCATTTGGCATCGTGTTGACGATTAAGGCCGACGTCGGCTGCGCACCGTGGGATGTGCTTCATATCGGCTTGCAACGACAATTCGGCTTGACGATCGGCGCGTGGTCGATCATTGTCGGGATGGGGGTGCTTGCGGCTTCTGCGCTGCTTGTGAAGCAGCGTCCGCGGCTTGGCGCTTTTTTAAACATGGTGACGGTTGGAATGCTGATCGATGGGTGGATGATGATTCCGCAGCTCAAAACACCGGAACAGCCGCTCGAACAATACGCCTTGTTAATGGCCGGCATCATCGTGTCCGGGTATGGCATGGGCTTATACATTTCCGCCGGCGTCGGCGCCGGTCCGCGTGACAGTTTGATGCTCGCTCTGACCGAGTTGACTAGGTGGAAAGTCGCATACATTCGCATTGGCATGGAAGCGCTCGTGTTGCTCGTCGGCTGGCTGCTTGGCGGTCCGGTGTCGTTCGGCACGCTTCTTTTTTGTGTGACGATCGGCTCGGTCGCCGGCTTGGCGCTGCCGCAATGCCAGAAAATGACCGGACGTCTGCTCGGGACGACAATCGTTCGCGTGCAAGGGTTAAGCCGTTAG
- the cymR gene encoding cysteine metabolism transcriptional regulator CymR, producing MKISTKGRYGLTIMIELAKKYGDRPISLRSIAKANNLSEHYLEQLVTPLRNAGLVKSIRGAYGGYVLAEHPAKITAGDILRVLEGPLTPVEELEEEEPAKRELWIRIRDAVEEVLDSTTLEDLAKYSDGDDGAYMFYI from the coding sequence ATGAAAATTTCGACGAAGGGCCGGTACGGGTTGACGATTATGATCGAATTGGCCAAAAAATATGGCGATCGCCCGATTTCGCTTCGTTCGATCGCTAAGGCGAACAATTTATCTGAACATTATTTGGAACAGCTCGTCACGCCGTTGCGCAACGCCGGGCTTGTCAAAAGCATCCGCGGGGCGTATGGCGGCTACGTGCTGGCGGAGCATCCGGCGAAAATTACGGCCGGTGATATTCTTCGCGTGCTTGAAGGACCGCTTACTCCGGTCGAGGAACTTGAAGAGGAGGAGCCGGCCAAGCGCGAGCTATGGATTCGCATCCGTGACGCGGTCGAGGAAGTGCTTGACAGCACAACACTCGAGGATTTGGCGAAGTATAGCGACGGGGATGATGGGGCATATATGTTTTATATTTAA
- a CDS encoding cysteine desulfurase family protein — protein sequence MERIYLDHAATSPVHPDVAAGMVHWMTEQFGNPSSIHYFGRQSRRAVDEARAAVARSLGAKETEIVFTSGGTEADNFALIGTAMANRSRGSHIITTAIEHHAVLRACEYLEKQGFDVTYLPVDEQGIVSVDDVKAALRDETILVSVMFANNEVGTIQPIREIGALLRDHPAYFHTDAVQAYGLLPIDVNEYGVDLLSLSSHKINGPKGSGALYIRETVRITPLLFGGEQERKRRAGTENVPGIIGLAQAAEIAGRTREEKRKQYAAWREVMLDIFRSSGIDYVVNGSQDGLPHILNVAFPGTNVESLLVNLDLAGIAASSGSACTAGSIDPSHVLVAMCGRQSERIRSSVRFSFGLGNTNEQIERAAEETVKIVKRLTNR from the coding sequence TTGGAACGGATTTATTTGGATCATGCTGCCACGTCGCCCGTGCATCCGGATGTGGCGGCCGGCATGGTCCATTGGATGACCGAACAGTTCGGCAACCCGTCAAGCATCCACTATTTCGGCCGGCAAAGCCGCCGCGCGGTTGACGAAGCGAGGGCAGCCGTCGCCCGCAGCCTCGGAGCGAAAGAAACGGAGATCGTGTTTACAAGCGGCGGCACGGAAGCGGATAACTTTGCGCTCATCGGAACGGCGATGGCCAACCGCAGCCGCGGCAGCCATATCATTACAACCGCCATCGAGCATCACGCTGTTTTGCGCGCTTGCGAATATCTAGAAAAACAAGGGTTTGACGTGACATATTTGCCGGTTGATGAACAGGGGATCGTGTCGGTTGATGACGTGAAAGCTGCGCTGCGCGATGAGACGATTTTAGTGTCGGTCATGTTCGCCAACAATGAAGTTGGCACAATCCAGCCGATCCGTGAAATCGGCGCGCTGCTTCGCGACCACCCGGCGTATTTTCATACCGATGCCGTTCAGGCGTACGGGCTTCTCCCAATCGATGTGAATGAATATGGGGTCGACTTGCTGTCGCTTTCAAGCCACAAAATTAACGGCCCAAAAGGAAGCGGGGCGCTGTACATTCGGGAGACGGTCCGCATCACGCCGCTGCTTTTCGGCGGTGAGCAAGAACGGAAACGGCGCGCCGGCACGGAAAACGTTCCCGGCATCATCGGCTTGGCGCAGGCGGCGGAAATCGCCGGGCGGACGAGGGAGGAAAAGCGCAAACAATACGCCGCCTGGCGCGAGGTGATGCTTGACATTTTCCGCTCGTCGGGCATTGACTACGTCGTGAACGGCAGCCAAGACGGCCTGCCGCATATTTTAAACGTTGCGTTTCCGGGAACGAACGTCGAATCGCTGCTCGTCAACTTGGATTTGGCCGGCATTGCTGCCTCAAGCGGCTCGGCGTGCACAGCCGGTTCGATCGACCCCTCTCACGTGCTTGTCGCTATGTGCGGAAGGCAGTCTGAGCGCATCCGATCGTCCGTCCGCTTCAGCTTCGGGCTCGGCAACACGAACGAGCAAATCGAGCGGGCTGCAGAAGAAACGGTCAAGATCGTCAAACGGCTCACAAACCGATGA
- the mnmA gene encoding tRNA 2-thiouridine(34) synthase MnmA yields MNKPPHETRVVVGMSGGVDSSVAALLLKEQGYDVIGIFMKNWDDTDENGVCTATEDFEDVVRVCNQIGIPYYAVNFEKQYWDKVFTYFLDEYKAGRTPNPDVMCNKEIKFKAFLEHAMSIGADYVATGHYARVEFRNGEYKMLRGADPNKDQTYFLNQLGQAQLSNVMFPIGHLHKADVRRIAKEAGLATAGKKDSTGICFIGERDFKAFLSHYLPAQPGVMKTLDGEVKGRHDGVMYYTIGQRHGLGIGGSGEPWFVVGKDVRENVLYVAQGFDNEYLYSTSLKAVNVNWVSDRKPEAPFRCTAKFRYRQPDLGVTVHPLADGKAEVIFDAPARAVTPGQAVVFYNGDECLGGGTIDEVFRDGEKLWYVG; encoded by the coding sequence ATGAACAAACCACCGCATGAAACGCGCGTGGTCGTCGGCATGTCCGGCGGCGTCGACTCGTCAGTCGCCGCGCTATTGTTAAAAGAACAAGGATATGATGTGATCGGCATTTTTATGAAAAACTGGGATGACACCGATGAAAACGGCGTTTGCACGGCGACGGAAGATTTCGAAGATGTCGTGCGCGTCTGCAACCAAATCGGCATCCCGTACTATGCAGTCAACTTTGAAAAGCAATATTGGGACAAAGTGTTTACGTATTTTTTGGACGAATACAAAGCTGGGCGTACCCCGAACCCGGACGTGATGTGCAATAAGGAAATTAAATTCAAGGCGTTTTTGGAGCACGCCATGTCGATCGGCGCCGATTATGTCGCGACCGGTCATTACGCCCGCGTCGAGTTTCGCAACGGCGAATATAAAATGCTGCGCGGGGCCGACCCGAACAAAGATCAAACGTACTTTTTAAACCAGCTTGGCCAAGCCCAGCTGTCAAACGTGATGTTCCCGATCGGCCACTTGCACAAAGCGGACGTGCGCCGGATCGCGAAAGAAGCCGGGCTTGCCACCGCCGGGAAAAAAGACAGCACCGGCATTTGCTTTATCGGTGAGCGCGATTTCAAAGCGTTTTTAAGCCACTACTTGCCGGCTCAGCCGGGGGTGATGAAAACGCTCGACGGCGAGGTAAAAGGGCGGCATGACGGGGTGATGTATTACACGATCGGCCAGCGCCACGGTCTTGGCATCGGCGGCAGCGGCGAACCATGGTTTGTCGTCGGCAAAGATGTGCGCGAAAACGTGCTTTATGTCGCCCAAGGGTTTGACAACGAATATTTGTACTCCACGTCGTTAAAGGCGGTCAATGTCAACTGGGTGTCCGACCGCAAACCGGAAGCGCCGTTCCGCTGCACAGCGAAGTTCCGCTACCGCCAGCCGGATCTCGGCGTCACGGTTCATCCGCTTGCGGACGGCAAGGCGGAAGTCATCTTCGATGCGCCGGCGCGGGCGGTGACACCGGGTCAGGCGGTTGTCTTTTACAACGGTGACGAATGCCTCGGCGGCGGCACGATTGATGAAGTGTTCCGTGATGGTGAAAAGCTTTGGTATGTCGGTTGA
- a CDS encoding tetratricopeptide repeat protein, giving the protein MANLNERGLAHMRAGEYEEALRCFSEAVNERPDDPAGYINIGTVLAAAGEEEKALECFRQALMLDERAAAFYGIGTVYYKREQFAQAKDMFERALALGLADADTHFMLGMSLWRLEMPRLALPYLQRAAELDEGDAEALFQLGLCLATLDYVDEAKRYFEKTLEHNPRHADAYYNLGVIYAYKDDPAAARDLFAAALDANPDHVLAGYGKKLMEKRLAP; this is encoded by the coding sequence GTGGCCAATCTGAATGAACGAGGGTTGGCGCATATGCGCGCCGGAGAGTACGAAGAAGCGCTTCGTTGCTTTTCTGAAGCAGTGAATGAGCGTCCTGATGATCCGGCCGGTTATATTAACATCGGCACCGTTCTTGCCGCTGCCGGCGAAGAAGAGAAGGCGCTTGAATGCTTCCGGCAGGCGCTTATGCTTGACGAACGGGCGGCGGCCTTTTACGGCATCGGCACGGTGTACTACAAGCGCGAGCAGTTCGCCCAAGCGAAAGACATGTTTGAACGGGCGCTTGCGCTCGGATTGGCTGATGCCGATACGCACTTTATGCTCGGGATGTCGTTATGGCGGCTTGAGATGCCGCGCCTCGCGCTGCCTTACTTGCAGCGGGCGGCTGAACTGGACGAAGGGGATGCTGAAGCGCTTTTTCAGCTTGGTCTTTGCCTTGCCACCCTCGATTATGTCGATGAGGCGAAACGGTATTTCGAAAAAACGTTGGAACACAATCCGCGCCATGCGGATGCGTATTACAATTTAGGCGTTATTTATGCGTACAAAGATGATCCGGCCGCTGCCCGCGATTTATTTGCTGCCGCTTTGGATGCCAATCCGGATCACGTGCTCGCTGGGTACGGAAAGAAACTGATGGAAAAGCGGCTTGCGCCGTAA